A stretch of Streptomyces vietnamensis DNA encodes these proteins:
- a CDS encoding enoyl-CoA hydratase/isomerase family protein, with protein MSDVLHSVENGVSWITLNRPEAMNAVTWDQRERIIALLAEASADPDVRCVVVTATGRGFCAGADLRGAPSSGDRVAGDVARMIRLGAQRFVSAVLDCEKPVIAAVNGTAAGIGAHLAFACDLVLAADSARFIEVFVRRGLVPDGGGAYLLPRLIGPQRAKELMFFGDAVPAAEALGMGLVNRVVPSDALEKTAREWAERLAQGPTRALTLTKQLVNASLDVDRSVAFAAEATAQEINMTTRDAQEGVASFVERREARYEGR; from the coding sequence GTGTCCGACGTCCTCCACTCCGTCGAGAACGGCGTCTCGTGGATCACCCTCAACCGGCCCGAGGCGATGAACGCGGTCACCTGGGACCAGCGGGAGCGGATCATCGCCCTGCTCGCGGAGGCGTCCGCCGACCCGGACGTGCGCTGCGTGGTGGTGACGGCCACCGGGCGCGGCTTCTGCGCGGGCGCGGACCTGCGGGGCGCGCCGTCGTCGGGCGATCGTGTCGCGGGGGACGTGGCGCGAATGATCCGGCTCGGCGCGCAGCGCTTCGTCTCCGCCGTACTGGACTGCGAGAAGCCGGTGATCGCGGCGGTGAACGGGACGGCGGCCGGGATCGGGGCGCACCTCGCGTTCGCCTGTGACCTGGTGCTCGCGGCGGACTCGGCGCGCTTCATCGAGGTGTTCGTACGGCGGGGGCTCGTGCCCGACGGCGGCGGGGCGTACCTCCTGCCCCGGCTGATCGGGCCGCAGCGGGCGAAGGAGTTGATGTTCTTCGGCGACGCGGTGCCGGCGGCGGAGGCGCTCGGGATGGGCCTGGTGAACCGGGTGGTCCCATCCGACGCCCTGGAGAAGACGGCCCGGGAGTGGGCCGAACGCCTCGCCCAGGGCCCGACGCGGGCCCTGACCCTCACGAAGCAGCTGGTCAACGCGTCCCTGGACGTGGACCGTTCCGTCGCCTTCGCGGCGGAGGCGACGGCGCAGGAGATCAACATGACGACGAGGGACGCGCAGGAGGGGGTGGCGAGCTTCGTGGAGCGGCGGGAGGCGCGGTACGAGGGGCGGTAG